tcaacgtcgaccgcctctggtctcttgtccccgacgacgtcaaggccgccgccgccgccgccggcggAAGCTCCGCCCCCATGATCGACGTCACCCAATTCGGGTATTTCAAGGTGCTCGGCAAGGGTATGCTGCCCCCAACCTGCCCCGTTGTCGTGAAGGCCAAGCTCGTCTCCAAGATCGccgagaagaagatcaaggaggctGGCGGCGCCGTCGTGCTCACGGCCTGATGGTCATTTCGGCTCTGTTTTTGGTCAGGTCTTGGTTTTTGTCTACTGCTTCTCTGAACTCCGATCTCGTTAGTGGGTTTTAGATCTGGAAACCCGTTTTTATTGGAATCTGGACGTGTTTATATCCAAATTTcggatctaattatatatatgtttAGAGTAATGAAGTGGGTAAGCATCGATCCATTTACTTGATGATTTAATTTTGTGTAAGATTTGAAATCTCATG
This genomic window from Elaeis guineensis isolate ETL-2024a chromosome 13, EG11, whole genome shotgun sequence contains:
- the LOC140853257 gene encoding large ribosomal subunit protein uL15x-like, which codes for MTTRFKKNRKKRGHVSAGHGRIGKHRKHPGGRGNAGGMHHHRILFDKYHPGYFGKVGMRYFHRLRNKFHCPTVNVDRLWSLVPDDVKAAAAAAGGSSAPMIDVTQFGYFKVLGKGMLPPTCPVVVKAKLVSKIAEKKIKEAGGAVVLTA